A window of Shewanella mesophila contains these coding sequences:
- a CDS encoding cysteine-rich CWC family protein translates to MTQSIDNDKVCPLCQKLNTCAIANKQSTDHCWCHQTVFPPRSAVELSEQDIKACICQNCAQRLLEEYELGLKRVD, encoded by the coding sequence ATGACCCAATCGATCGATAACGATAAAGTTTGCCCCTTATGTCAAAAGTTGAATACTTGTGCTATCGCTAACAAGCAATCAACTGATCATTGTTGGTGTCACCAAACTGTTTTCCCACCAAGAAGTGCAGTCGAGCTGAGTGAGCAAGATATAAAAGCATGTATTTGCCAGAACTGTGCCCAGCGGCTGCTTGAGGAATATGAGTTAGGATTAAAACGAGTAGACTGA
- a CDS encoding M28 family peptidase, translating into MKLLDYQKIVSSLNPSVLAMLAALSIMAGCSSSQSQCGEPYTLTWADQQQLATDIETLSSADLEGRKTASPGAARARAYIIERMQQANLTPWEQSYEHGFDYDYQFSSRHGVNIVGMHQAAIPTDKWRIVVAHYDHLGKRGSTYYPGADDNASGVSAMLVIAHYIAQSPVQDSISTNLLFVATDAEEPGLYGSEALVEQLLQQDSVPSKPQIELVVNLDMIGRPSRRNNIYIEGRRGFNQFEQLKAILQQTVGLCIRANHPPEAGKSIQRIDWLRASDHYPFHKANIPWLYFGVPPHQDYHQPSDEAAKIDMNFLAAVTETAYQLLVIDSYLLNK; encoded by the coding sequence ATGAAATTGCTCGATTATCAAAAAATAGTCAGCTCATTAAATCCCTCGGTGCTAGCCATGCTTGCGGCTTTGAGTATTATGGCTGGCTGCTCAAGCTCACAATCACAATGTGGTGAGCCATACACTCTTACGTGGGCAGACCAACAGCAGTTAGCCACAGATATTGAAACCTTAAGTTCAGCCGACTTGGAAGGACGAAAAACGGCTAGCCCTGGCGCGGCACGCGCTCGAGCCTACATCATTGAACGCATGCAGCAGGCCAACTTAACCCCATGGGAACAGAGTTACGAACATGGTTTCGATTATGATTATCAGTTTAGCAGTCGTCATGGCGTTAATATCGTCGGCATGCATCAAGCCGCCATTCCAACGGACAAATGGCGAATTGTGGTGGCGCACTATGATCATTTAGGCAAAAGAGGATCAACATACTATCCTGGCGCCGATGACAACGCATCGGGCGTCTCTGCCATGCTTGTCATTGCACACTATATTGCTCAATCACCCGTACAAGATTCCATATCAACTAATCTGCTTTTTGTGGCAACCGATGCCGAAGAACCAGGGCTTTATGGTAGCGAAGCCTTAGTCGAACAGCTCTTGCAACAAGATAGTGTGCCATCTAAACCTCAAATCGAGTTAGTGGTTAATCTCGATATGATTGGCCGTCCAAGCCGGCGAAATAACATCTACATCGAAGGCCGACGTGGCTTTAATCAATTTGAACAACTCAAAGCCATCCTGCAACAAACCGTAGGGCTATGTATCAGGGCAAATCACCCACCTGAGGCGGGAAAATCGATTCAAAGAATAGATTGGTTGAGAGCATCAGATCATTACCCTTTTCATAAAGCCAATATTCCTTGGCTCTACTTTGGTGTCCCACCGCATCAGGACTACCACCAACCAAGTGATGAAGCGGCAAAGATAGATATGAATTTTCTAGCGGCTGTAACAGAAACCGCCTACCAACTGCTTGTTATAGACAGTTATCTCTTAAATAAATAA
- a CDS encoding c-type cytochrome yields MSIAAELPDKQAELKLATVISDDYLKAGALAEIPQGEFGDKVRLGYQLFVNTQQLRGQYVGNELNCSNCHMDAGRKANASPLWAAYLAYPAYRKKNDKVNSYQERIQGCFTYSMNGKAPESGSKELVALSAYSYWLVMSGLMDKYKVTGDVPELSDAELVKGGKRDDFILPGAIASAMTIDERAKLAGRGFPAIPKPELAYSPERGAEVYTAHCQACHGDNGQGLAIAGVYSLPPLWGPDSFNWGAGMHRVNTAANFIYENMPFGKSIQLTNQQAWDVAAFVVSHERPQDPRYKGDIDALQKQYHQHQGYYGKSVDGGMVLGSKAYPINPSK; encoded by the coding sequence ATGAGTATTGCGGCTGAATTACCCGATAAGCAAGCCGAACTGAAATTAGCGACAGTCATTAGTGATGACTATCTAAAGGCGGGAGCGCTGGCAGAGATTCCTCAGGGCGAATTTGGCGACAAAGTTAGATTAGGCTATCAACTATTCGTCAATACCCAACAGCTTAGAGGGCAATATGTTGGCAATGAGCTCAACTGTTCCAATTGTCATATGGATGCGGGGCGTAAGGCAAATGCTTCACCTTTGTGGGCGGCGTACCTTGCTTATCCGGCCTATCGTAAAAAAAATGACAAGGTCAATAGCTATCAAGAGCGGATTCAAGGCTGTTTTACCTATTCGATGAACGGCAAAGCGCCAGAGAGCGGTAGCAAAGAGCTGGTCGCGTTATCGGCTTACTCTTATTGGTTAGTCATGAGTGGCTTAATGGATAAATATAAGGTCACAGGGGATGTACCTGAATTGTCCGATGCCGAATTAGTTAAAGGGGGCAAGCGAGATGATTTCATCCTGCCTGGCGCGATAGCTTCTGCCATGACGATTGATGAGCGTGCCAAACTGGCTGGACGAGGTTTTCCTGCTATCCCAAAACCAGAACTCGCCTATTCACCTGAGCGCGGCGCTGAGGTTTATACGGCGCACTGCCAAGCTTGTCACGGTGATAATGGTCAAGGGTTGGCTATTGCGGGTGTATACAGTTTACCGCCGTTGTGGGGACCCGATAGTTTTAACTGGGGAGCGGGTATGCACAGGGTGAACACTGCCGCTAATTTCATTTATGAGAATATGCCTTTTGGTAAGAGTATTCAGCTGACAAATCAACAAGCTTGGGATGTTGCGGCATTTGTGGTCTCCCATGAGCGTCCACAAGATCCTCGATATAAAGGTGATATTGACGCGTTACAAAAGCAATATCATCAACATCAAGGCTATTACGGCAAGAGTGTTGATGGCGGCATGGTGTTGGGTAGCAAGGCGTATCCAATCAATCCGTCAAAATAG
- a CDS encoding DEAD/DEAH box helicase yields MSSSEKTFRELGLSEPLLRALDELGYEKPTPIQSASIEPLMARKDILGQAQTGTGKTGAFALPLLNAIDPASNTPQILVLAPTRELAVQVAEAFGSYSKFMKGMHVLPIYGGQSMHQQLNALRRGPQIIVGTPGRVMDHMRRGTLKLESLKAMVLDEADEMLKMGFIDDIEWILEHTPKQRQLALFSATMPEQIKRVANKYLSEPVHVKIAATTTTVETIEQRFVQVSQHNKLEALVRVLEVEKTEGIIIFVRTRNSCVELAEKLEARGYASSPLHGDMNQQARERAVDQLKRGKLDIIIATDVAARGLDVERIGHVVNYDIPYDTEAYVHRIGRTGRAGRTGMAILFVTHREMRMLRTIERATNSRISPMDVPSPETVTERRLSRLGEQIGEVIAKDSLDFMKGAVAQLCQELEVDTDVLAAALLQQVQKDRPLQLPPINERQRDRSDDRSSRDRGERGDRAPRERTRRDSRPTPTNLGKADSLKDNPDVKMCRYIIDVGRDHGVGVGNIVGAVANEANIDSRYIGQIQLFDSMTAIDLPDGMPKDVLQHLKKVRVCGKPLNIREAGTELPASSGDDSRPPRRRKPAGDRKPHRKGGKDNA; encoded by the coding sequence ATGTCATCCAGTGAAAAAACTTTCCGCGAACTCGGCCTTTCCGAGCCTTTGTTGCGTGCTCTTGACGAGCTAGGTTATGAAAAACCAACGCCAATTCAATCTGCTAGTATCGAGCCTCTTATGGCCCGTAAAGACATTTTAGGTCAGGCGCAAACAGGTACAGGTAAAACCGGTGCTTTTGCTCTTCCCCTATTAAATGCGATTGATCCTGCATCAAATACACCACAGATTTTAGTATTAGCGCCAACTCGTGAACTTGCCGTGCAAGTTGCCGAAGCCTTTGGTAGCTATTCAAAATTCATGAAAGGTATGCATGTACTGCCAATTTACGGCGGTCAAAGCATGCACCAGCAACTTAACGCATTGCGTCGTGGCCCACAGATCATCGTGGGCACACCAGGCCGTGTTATGGACCACATGCGTCGTGGCACTCTTAAGTTAGAGTCACTAAAAGCAATGGTACTTGATGAAGCCGATGAGATGCTAAAAATGGGCTTCATCGATGATATCGAATGGATCCTTGAGCATACGCCTAAGCAACGTCAGTTAGCGCTGTTCTCTGCCACTATGCCAGAGCAAATTAAGCGTGTTGCTAACAAATATTTATCTGAGCCTGTACACGTTAAAATTGCGGCGACAACCACTACTGTTGAAACCATCGAACAGCGTTTTGTACAAGTATCACAGCACAACAAACTCGAAGCACTTGTGCGCGTTCTAGAAGTTGAAAAGACCGAAGGTATTATTATCTTCGTTCGTACTCGTAACAGCTGTGTCGAGCTCGCCGAAAAGCTAGAAGCTCGCGGTTATGCATCATCACCGCTACATGGTGATATGAACCAACAAGCACGTGAACGTGCGGTTGACCAGCTTAAGCGTGGCAAGTTAGACATTATTATTGCTACTGACGTTGCGGCTCGTGGTCTTGACGTTGAACGTATTGGACACGTAGTAAACTACGATATTCCATACGATACAGAAGCTTACGTTCACCGTATCGGCCGTACAGGTCGTGCTGGTCGTACAGGTATGGCAATTCTATTCGTTACACACAGAGAGATGCGCATGTTGCGCACCATCGAACGTGCAACCAATAGCCGTATCTCACCAATGGACGTACCAAGCCCAGAGACAGTAACAGAGCGTCGTCTTTCGCGTTTAGGTGAGCAGATTGGCGAAGTGATTGCTAAAGATTCTTTAGACTTTATGAAAGGCGCTGTAGCACAACTATGTCAAGAGCTAGAAGTCGATACAGACGTACTTGCAGCCGCTTTACTGCAACAAGTTCAGAAAGATCGCCCTCTACAGTTGCCTCCAATCAACGAACGTCAGCGCGACAGAAGTGATGACCGTAGCTCGCGTGACCGTGGTGAACGCGGCGATCGTGCTCCTCGCGAACGTACCCGTCGCGACTCACGTCCAACGCCGACCAACCTAGGTAAAGCTGATTCTCTTAAAGACAATCCAGACGTTAAGATGTGTCGCTATATTATCGATGTAGGTCGTGATCATGGTGTTGGAGTTGGTAACATTGTTGGCGCCGTAGCTAACGAAGCTAACATCGACAGTCGTTATATTGGTCAAATCCAATTATTTGATTCTATGACAGCGATTGACCTACCAGACGGTATGCCTAAAGATGTACTACAGCACCTAAAGAAAGTTCGTGTTTGTGGTAAACCGCTAAACATCCGTGAAGCTGGTACTGAACTCCCAGCAAGCAGTGGTGATGACAGCCGTCCACCACGTCGCCGCAAGCCAGCTGGCGACCGTAAACCACATCGTAAGGGTGGTAAAGACAACGCATAA